One window of Corvus moneduloides isolate bCorMon1 chromosome 13, bCorMon1.pri, whole genome shotgun sequence genomic DNA carries:
- the SENP8 gene encoding sentrin-specific protease 8 produces MDPVVLSYMDSLLRQSDVALLEPPNWLNDHIIGFAFEYFANQQFQEFSHRVCFISPEVAQFIKCALSQEEIAIFLQPLDLLRKELVFLPINDNSSQAAGGTHWSLLVYFRDKKCFAHYDSHSKCNSVHAKQVAGKLEAFLGKRGGKATFVEEKAPAQQNSYDCGMYVICNAEALCHGYFQGRMEPLLQLLTPSYITQKRSEWKALITKLAQK; encoded by the coding sequence CCCGTGGTTCTCAGCTACATGGACAGCCTGCTGAGGCAGTCGGACGTGGCCCTGCTGGAGCCCCCGAACTGGCTCAACGACCACATCATCGGCTTCGCCTTCGAGTACTTTGCCAACCAGCAGTTCCAGGAGTTCAGCCACCGCGTTTGTTTCATCAGCCCCGAGGTGGCTCAGTTCATCAAGTGTGCCCTTAGTCAGGAAGAAATAGCCATATTCCTCCAGCCGCTGGACCTTCTCCGCAAGGAGCTGGTGTTCCTGCCTATCAATGACAACTCCAGCCAGGCCGCTGGGGGCACCCACTGGAGCTTACTGGTCTATTTCAGGGACAAGAAGTGCTTTGCCCATTACGATTCCCACAGTAAATGCAACTCTGTCCACGCCAAGCAAGTGGCAGGGAAGCTGGAGGCCTTTCTGGGAAAAAGAGGGGGCAAAGCCACCTTTGTGGAGGAGAAGGCGCCGGCACAGCAGAACAGCTACGACTGTGGGATGTACGTGATCTGCAACGCCGAGGCTCTGTGCCACGGGTACTTCCAGGGCCGGATGgagcctctgctgcagctcctcaccccCTCCTACATCACGCAGAAGAGGTCAGAGTGGAAAGCTCTCATCACAAAACTGGCACAGAAGTGA